Genomic segment of Scardovia inopinata JCM 12537:
GGTTTTCCTATCTTCGCCCAGAGAATATTCGGTATGAATAACAGAAGCAAGAATATTATACCGGTTATGCTGAGGCCAAGCTGATATGGTTTATTCTGTCCAAAAGCCAGCGTGCTTAACTTAACACTGCTTATAACATCGCCATAGTGTTCTCTTAGTCTGCCTGCCATGAGTTTGGACTTATCAAGGTTTGTATGATTACTTCCATAAATCCCCATAATCTTGCTCTGACCGCATCTTGTATAGGCATCGATGAAATTGGATACCATATAGGACTCTCGAATTGGCGATACTCCATTGCCTTCAGTATCATGCGCATAAAATTCCTTCCCCTGCCTAATGCATTCTCTCGCCAGTTTATAGTTTTCCGAATCAGCCAACCCGTTCTTCTTTAGGTATCTAAGATAACGTGTACCCGTCGTATCGAACTGATGCCCTACATCTGTCCCATAAAATACTGTGTCCGGGCATTTTTCTTTTATCTTGTGAAAGAATTCAAGATAATATTTATTTCCAGATGGAGTACCTTGCATCTCTTTATACAGCTGATTGATACTGTTATCAGTATCTTCTTTCATCCACAGATTAAGAAATTCAGCATTGTAATAGGGCAATTCCAGAAAAAGACTCCTAAAACCCTGATCATAATATCCCTTCCACAGGGTGAACTCAATGTCGTAATATTCCTTATTTCCGTGTGCTTCACCGTAAAGGTAGATTTTTGTATCATCGCCCGGATATACATCGGTACTTTTATCCAAACCGGTTAAAACAAATCCGGCGAGTATCAGAAAAGAAAGAATGGTAAATGCTATACCAGCCTTTATTTTTTCTTTCATGGGGCTCGTCCCCCTTTCTGATTTCTGGAAATTCTTCATCAATAATTGAACCATTTTACATGTGGGTAGTATCACTACCCAGTTCCTTGTCTTCTTTTCTTAACTTAGCCTTCAGGTATTTTCAGTAATTTCTCGTCGTTTTATTTTCTGTAATCCCCCTTCGACGGACGACTAGACTGGGCTCTTGACGACAGCTGATATTGATACATATCCCCCTTAGATAGTATACAGATACGCGAAAGCTTTTTAGGATTGACTTAGCTTAAGTACCCGAGACCGGCGAATCAGCAAGCAGGCAATAATTATTACCACCGCATAGCAGGCAATGGAAATAATGGAACTTTCCACTCCAAAATCTCCGCCGCTAAGGATTGCCGATTTTGTTGTAATTATGAGGGTGAACAACGATTTTTTATCTGCAGTGAACCCAACATGGCAAATCCCCATTGTCGACATATTCCAAACAGCGTGGACAAGAGCATTGTTCCAAAAATTCCCACTTTGATACTCAATGAGCGAGAACATAATTCCCACAAAAGTTCCGGCAACAACCAGCTGAATTATGCTGACAAAGTCAAGTTGATTTCCAATAATATGAACGAATCCGAACAGCAGCAGTAAGATTATACTCCCTCTCCATGGTTCCCATAATAAGGCCGCGGAAAACCATCTCTTCCACTATTCCTGCTGCTAAACTGTAGAACAATACACCATAAAGGACCAGTACAACCCTATCGTAGGCCGATGCCTTATCACAGTCCAGGAACCATTCAGTAAAACAAATGACATTACTACCGCAACAGGCAGCGCTAGAGCGGTAAGTGCCCAGTACCATTTTACCTGAGGTTTATCAATCCGGTAACTTTTCAGCGAAAAGCCGTTCTTTTTGCCTGCGATGAGCTTCAGGCCAAAAAATGACAACACCGGATATATCACGGCTTCAAGAACAGGCGTTACTGCCTTGGGCATTCCTATTCTGATTGTCGCTTGCCCAGCAAGAACAGCAAGTGTTTGTGCTGCTACTAAAACAAGAATCGCAAGAACACAGATCACCAGTGTTTTTAATACCTTCTTCATATAATGTGCCTCTTCTATGCAGATTATAAATTAAATTATGCGGCCGGTTTTCAATGCCGATCACTCTGGATGTTTTGCATCAGTATAACTATACATGAAATACTCATCATTTGTCAAATAATTCCGAATGCGATCCAAGACGATACAACATCAGAACAAGTATATCATCCATAATCTCATAAATTAAAAGCCAATCTGGTTCTATATGGCATTCCCGGGTACCTTTATAATTTCCAGACAAATCATGGTCAGAATATCTTGCCTCCAGCGTTCTGCCTTCGGCAAGGATATTCACTGCGTCAAAAAGTTTATCCAGGTTCTTGTCCTGCTTCTTCGC
This window contains:
- a CDS encoding type II toxin-antitoxin system YafQ family toxin, with product MKYEIKYTNQFKKDLKLAKKQDKNLDKLFDAVNILAEGRTLEARYSDHDLSGNYKGTRECHIEPDWLLIYEIMDDILVLMLYRLGSHSELFDK
- a CDS encoding TraB/GumN family protein, which produces MKEKIKAGIAFTILSFLILAGFVLTGLDKSTDVYPGDDTKIYLYGEAHGNKEYYDIEFTLWKGYYDQGFRSLFLELPYYNAEFLNLWMKEDTDNSINQLYKEMQGTPSGNKYYLEFFHKIKEKCPDTVFYGTDVGHQFDTTGTRYLRYLKKNGLADSENYKLARECIRQGKEFYAHDTEGNGVSPIRESYMVSNFIDAYTRCGQSKIMGIYGSNHTNLDKSKLMAGRLREHYGDVISSVKLSTLAFGQNKPYQLGLSITGIIFLLLLFIPNILWAKIGKPAGYKDLARGENPILVLLERIGQIAVSVSLVIFPATNPHIRKLSGGVFLDAKLIFWLIACGLMFLYECYWIRYFRSKRRLKDLYASFAGFPIAGATLPVLAALLLGIYAENIILIFASVILGIGHIGIHMMHRKECNI